One Argentina anserina chromosome 6, drPotAnse1.1, whole genome shotgun sequence genomic window, AGTGCGCCAGAAATTTCACAGTGCACTTGTGCACAATGGAAAACGTTTGGAGAACATCCGAGATCCGGTAATTTAACTAATAGTTTTGTTATGTTGTTCTTCATCCatattattaattaagttttaagttaacatataataattgaTCGATATAAAGCTTTGATTAAATTATgattaattttgaaaactaCAAGTACAATAACTCCTTTGAAATTATCCATAGATGCAGCAAAAGCATGCATTGCGTCAATGAACGTAAGAGGACTCGCTATGGCTTTTGATATACAGTATCACACTATCACTGTATCACTGAACTTGCCAAATACGTACATGTGCACTTCATACGGAACATATATAGAGTGCTCGCCTGCTCGGCAATTAACCCCAACAACTCACCCCAACAACTCTTTCATTgagaaagagaaacaaaataacAGAAGTATCTTAATAAGTTTAGACATTACTGATGAATCGATATACTATTTACTGCTGAAGAAAACGGTGAATCAATATACTAGACATCATCTTACGAATATGTAGGCCTTTTGGGGACGTACATCTAATAAAACATGGATCACTAACAcagaaataatatataattaagtttTGCGAAGCATAAGGAATATATCAAGTATCAATCGATAATACGTACGTATGAAGTTATTGAGTACGTACTTATATTAGTATACCATGCATTTCTTTTTTCTGCAGACGGAGCACAGGTCCAGgtgattgaaaaagaaaaatcacaaattacAGTAGAGTCAGCTTCAGGAACCATTCCATATACAGAATGCATCAAAACCTGCGATGAATGTTTCTGCACCATGATGTGGCCTCCGGAGAGCAATGTGTGCATTTGCAACAACCACAAAAAATCCAAGAAACCAGCTGCTGTGGCCAAAGAAGTGATCGGTAATTAACTAAATTTGAATCAATAAAAAATCATTATATACTTTCTTCACCAACAATTCATACCAACAATTACTAACATGCACATACATGAGCATATAATAATTGATCCCAGCAACTCTTTCATTgagaaagagaaacaaaataaaagaagtATCTTAATAAGTTTAGAAATTACTGATGAATCGATATACTATTTACTGCTGAAGAAAACGGTGAATCAATACACTAGAAATCATCTTACGAATATGTGGGCCTTTTGGGGACGTACATCTAATAACACATGGATGACTAACAcagaaataatatataattaagtttTGCCAAGCATAAGGAATATATCAAGTATCAATCGATAATACGTACGTATGAAGTTATTGAGTACGTACTTATATTAGTATACCATGCATTTCTTTTTTCTGCAGACGGAGCACAAGTCCAGgtgattgaaaaagaaaaatcacaaattacAGTAGAGTCAGCTTCAGGAACCATTCCATATACAGAATGCATCAAAACCTGCGATGAATGTTTCTGCACCATGATGTGGCCTCCGGAGAGCAATGTGTGCATTTGCAACAACCACAAAAAATCCAAGAAACCAGCTGCTGTGGCCAAAGAAGTGATCGGTAATTAACTAAATTTGAATCAATAAAAAATCATTATATACTTTCTTCACCAACAATTCATACCAACAATTACTAACATGCACATACATGAGCATATAATAATTGATCCCAGCAACTCTTTCATTgagaaagagaaacaaaataaaagaagtATCTTAATAAGTTTAGACAGTACTGATGAATCGATATACTATTTACTGCTGAAGAAAACGGTGAATCAATATACTAGACATCATCTTACGAATATGTGGGCCTTTTGGGGACGTACATCTAATAAAACATGGATCACTAACAcagaaataatatataattaagtttTGCCAAGCATAAGGAATATATCAAGTATCAATCGATAATACGTACGTATGAAGTTATTGAGTACGTACTTATATTAGTATACCATGCATTTCTTTTTTCTGCAGACGGAGCACAGGTCCAGatgattgaaaaagaaaaatcacaaattacAGTAGAGTCAGCTTCAGGAACCATTCCATATACAGAATGCATCAAAACCTGCGATGAATGTTTCTGCACCATGATGTGGCCTCCGGAGAGCAATGTGTGCTTTTGCAACAACCacaaaaaatcaaagaaaccAGCAGCTGTGGCCGAAGAAGTGATCGGTAATTAACTAAATTTGAATCAATAAAAATCATTATATACTTTCTTCACCAACAATTCGTACCAACAATTACTAACATGCACATACATGCAGCAGAATTGCATAGTGAATTGGACTTGGTCTCCAAGCCGGTTGCAAAATCAGTAGGAGGCTGGATTCCATATCCGAAATGCATGAAAAAATGCGATGAATGTGTGATTTGTACTAAAAATTATCCAATTGAGGCGGCACTGTGCTATTGTGGTAAAAAGACTGCTTCCAACTCCAAGAAACCAGCACTCGAATATGCGGGTAACTAGTTCATATTCGATTTAGTGTTCTTATTTCTCATTCTTTGAGTAATTAATTCTCTTTTCTCTGTATTACTTGACAACGtgacacacacatatatatataacaattaTTGGTTCTATAATCTTGATATTGCTACTAACTTATGCACGCATGCAGAAAAATTGCTTACAAAATTGGACGTAGTTGCCATACCAGTTGCAAAACCCGTGGGAGGCTTTATTCCATACCCAGAATGCACAGAGAAATGTGATGAGTGTGTGATTTGCACATTTATTTATCCAATTGAGAAAGCATTATGCTACTGCGGTATGAAGACGAAAGCTGAAGGCAGAGCCCTCCCCATCTCGCTAGCCGAGTAACTTGCCAGCTTAGTTGCTAAGTGCATGTTCTTCCCCAAATAATCGATCGAGTTCGTCGATAAATAATAGGGCCATAATATGTTGGGATTACTCCCACGTACTATTGATGCCCTGGACTTCCTTTCAGTCCCCTTAAGGACTAATTAAGGCCAGGCTTTAGTTAGTTGTTATGCACAATAAGCTTGCATTTGTCTGCCTATATGTAAGCGGTCCGGATTATGTTATGTATTGATGTTGATAGTTTCTTTCAGCTTGTTATGAAAATAAAGAGTACGAGGCAATAGTTCTATGTTAACCCTTGCCGTGCCATTGCGAGTTATTCGTACCTTCATTCATTAGTAAGGAATGAATGTCCTTAGTGAAAGACACAAAAAAAACTTAAGAAGAAATTCAAGCTTCTCAATTATCGTTCAACGCACGCAGTGGCGGAACCTGAAAAATAATCTCGAATGGGCCAATTTTTTTGCTGGAGGGACAATTTATACCAAACATATCACTAACTGTGTAATTAAAACCTAATTAAGGGGAGAATTAATTTTCACCGGAGGGACCGTGACCCTCTCTAGCCTCTAAAGAGATCTGCCACTAAACGCACGTAACTTTTGATAGAAACTAAGGTTTATGTTAAACCGTAACATGTGCAAATATGTAATATTGGACAACACATGCTCTGTGTTCCGTATCTATGACTGAAAGGCCAgtatataaattaaatcaaTCTTTTACTTCCGTATTCACCGACTTGTTTGTCATTTGTTATCCTCACTAATTACTATTATAAATAGTGTTTAATTAACAGAATCCAATATGATTCATGTGATCGAATACCATGACTACGTTAAAAACAAGTCATGGTAGGCAAATTTATGTCCCTAGATTCACATCACGCAATacaatttttaaaaataagtctaaaatagagaACTAAAAGCTAAATAACGCTATTAAGCTATTGAGATAGTCATAGACACCCAAAGCTAGTTGAAGAACCTATCTCAGACCCATGAGCTTCTCACTGTGGGAGCAAGAAAATATTAGCACCCAACAATAAAGATGAAGTAAGTACAATGAGTAAAGATAGATTAAGGCATAGTTTGATGTGAGTAtaattgtttttgagtttgcTATAACCAAAATTGTTTTTGATATCGCTGTGAGCAAAACCGACTTTAGTGTTTGGTAACTATCTAATGAAAGTGATGTGAATATGCAACAATTACTAACATGGACATGGATACTTAATATATCTTGAAATATACTTATACTTTCATAATCCAAATGAATAGTAGTTAAAGTCTTATCATTAAAAAACACTCTTGATATTTCTTAAttcatgtttatttttttagaaaataatattaactatTGATTTAATGCATTATTTTTCCTTTCCTGTAATAAGAAGAAATTACTTTGAAGTAATAAGAGTATATGAGGTGGCTCGATCTAAGGCTACCACcctcacatatatatatttctcctACAACTGTTTCTCTTTTTTACTCtcattttgttcttcttctgatGATGAACACGTCTAACAAAACCCAAATTTTTGCATTggatcatcatcaaaatcaccAAATGCAGTTTCATTATCCTAAGAACAAACCCAGTTTGACCAAAATCTCCCATTGAATCTGTACACCAACTCCCAATCTCTTTCATCCTCAATAACCCATCACTCATGGAATAAAAACCCACAATTACAAACCTATATCACTTGATGAACTAAATTTAGAATTTGTGAAGCTATAAGTGATTTAAACTATTGGGTTGTCTTAGATTCTTGGTTGATTTGATGCAAAGAGACTGACATTTTGATTGGTTTTCTTACAGCAACAACGCGAAGATTTGCTAAGAGAAAGTGTTCCCAAGTATAAATTGTGGAAGATATGTCTAATGTAATATAGGCACATTATTAAACTTatagaaatagaaaatgaagGATATTTTTGGGCTCAAGGAAAGATTCATGTAATCATTCGTGTCCCTTATGAGGTTTCTGTAGAAGCAGAAATGAGAAGCTGCTCAGAAGTAGTTTTTGATTTATTGTTGTGACCGACAACGCTTCCAGTTAAAAGCATAATTTGAGAAGATACCAAACAATCTCCTTTTGATCAAAAGCGTTTTTGGACCAAAAACAGGTTCTAAAAGTAATGTCAAACTGGGCCTAAGAATGAATAATTGTTAGGCTGAGTGGTAATGACAATGAAGACTACAACGAAGGAGGTCGTTCAATGTGACTTGAATGATGGTCATAACTAGGATGATTTTAATGATTAATGAATGCTCGGTAAGAAACCGACACATTAAGGAAACATGAATGAGATAAATTACCGACAAAATAAATGCCGCAATAATAGAGAAACATACATAAGTACACATGAATGCAGTCATGATGACGATTGTTAATGTAATTTAATAAAGAATGAGGAATTGCATTATATAAAGAGGGGATTACACAAGAGGTAGGATATCTATTTCTGATTACTTGAATTGAGAATATCTAAGAAAAACACTTTGGCATTAGAGAGTTTTCTGCATGTATCACCTCTCTTGCCAAAAGTCGATCGCCTAATTCAAAAAAATAGCAAGACAAACGACGATCCACGTCAGTTTCCGTCCACGATTTCTAAATTTAGTGAGACAAACGCCTACTAGGAATCACCAACATTCACCACCTTAATTAGGCGGCCTGGCTTACCCATCATAGCACCTCCATCATCTCCAAGGTTGCCGGACTGAAGGCAGGTAAAACTTGCCTCACTAGTGCAGATTCTAATATGAAGATCCCATAAATCAGACCGACAAGTCTCCTGAACCCCAAAAAACCTTTGAATCCAACGCTGGCACCTTCGGAAAACCACACCCATATCAATGAATTAATGACCTCGATCAACTACTTACAAAGAGACTCATCAGCTAAAATAAGAAGAAGCGTGTCAGACACTATTGTCACTGCCGGCCCTGGCGCAAGAGCAAGTAGGCTCAAGCCATGGGCCCTACATTTTAGGGGGCCTCAATtaaggaaaaaaatgaaagaaaagaagagttAAAAGACTAATTACTATTGAGTATAATGAAAAGTTACCATTATATCAACTAAATAAGTGAGATGCATGACTCAACATGAgattataataaataaaaaagtctaacctttcatttatttttaagtttttttctTATAACATATAAGAAATCATGAAATAATTGTAATTCATCGAAATTTAAACTTATGACTTATTAATAGctcacatgtagtagatgaatttattttatttttatatttataattttttaaatatttatttttgggCCTATAAATATTGTTCACCCTAACTATTGTCCGCTAATATGCAGAGAAAGCGCGAGTTTGGGAGTCTGACTACATAATGATAACCTTCTAATTATTACAGTGAACTATCGTACTAAAATGAACTCACTCACACCTTTGCGTCGACTTCAACTAAAGCTCCATATCCACACTATGTTTATATAAGTTGCAGTAGAGTTATGTATAAAGACATTTGATGTATCAACCACCTCCTATCTCCAATTGACCCTAAACCCCGGCCAACCGGGCTCTTACAATTTACGTTGCCTCTGATATATCCTGCATGGGATATACTCCAAAGCTGATCCGCTACCAGGTCCAAAGTAATCCTTCACGGTCATCATTAGTTCATTACCACATCTGATATATACCGTTCACCAAACAACACATTCTCAATTAAAGCTTGAGCCCCTAAATTAAACTGCCATCATATCATATTTCTCGTGCCGTAAATGGCAAGAGACAACTCGGATTATACCTCTCCAAAATTTTCTCCCTAGCAACAATAGCCACATGCACAAACAACAACTCACAAAAAATGGGTAGTGAAGGACATCCCTTGAAatactaaatttataattgaaACACAGAATTTtcagaataaaaaaattaatttgaagAATAAACTTAAAATTCATTGTAGAAAGTTAATTATTACAATCATTTTAGATGACATCCCTTATCATGACGGGAGCAATTATACACCAATTCTGACTCTCACAAGAAGGTAGAGCATGTTTAGCAAGGATATCAACAACTCTATTAGCATGAATCACGCTAAAATTTGGATGTCTAtgccaatgttttaaaaaatgaaTGGTACCCCAAGCGTTATCTTGATAGTCTTGAATCTTAAAACTTGAAGCGCATTAGGCGTAAgccttatgttataaaaaattagtagttaaatatgtaaatatataattatacacatacaaaaagaacaaatatacataagaacttaccaatttattacattttgatataatgtaattcataatctaaacgttttagataatttttatcaatttaaacacactatatataaatataaaaatatatctaaaatataattttctaaGGCGTAGTAAAATGTGTAAAAGACGTGAAAACGTAGCTATAGGCGTAAAAAGCTTACGCTTTTTTAAGTCTCACTGCCTAGACCGAAAAATAAAGGCGTTATGCAAATAGTCTTAAGCTTTTTAAGTCTCATGCGAGCCTTGAGAcgagttttttgttttttttaacattGGTCTCTGCATAATCTCCTTCACTTCGTTAAGAATAATACCCATGCTTGATAGATCAGCTATATCTTGATTTAAAGCGCGCACTAATAGCAAACAATATGTCTCAAAGATGACTTTTGGATAGCCCAAAGTTTCTACCAGTTTCATACCTTCAAGAGCCAGCAATTCTGAATGAAAAGGTGAAGTCAATTGGACATAGGGTTTAACAGCCCCTACAACAAACTCACCCATCCCATTCTTAAAACCATACCACAACCTCCTCTACGAGAGCTTGCAATGTAAGCACCATCAATGTTACATTTGACCCAACCATTTTTGGGTTTAGTCCAATGCGTAAGATATCGGGATTGAGCAGCCTCATTAACATTCGCCTTCTGAAGTCATTATACTGGCCCAAGCTTAACAAAACTGCCTCCATTGGTCTTTGCCTTTTGTTATCTCATAGTTGTGAATTCATGTTTGTCCAAAT contains:
- the LOC126799349 gene encoding uncharacterized protein LOC126799349 isoform X5, translating into MMKVSFFMLLAMALAATAVHARLDLFAIGQLLTPNTQPGQNVGCQKIPFLLCDRVCDGCICDRRVSEVAECTCAQWKPFGEHPRSDGAQVQVIEKEKSQITVESASGTIPYTECIKTCDECFCTMMWPPESNVCICNNHKKSKKPAAVAKEVIDGAQVQVIEKEKSQITVESASGTIPYTECIKTCDECFCTMMWPPESNVCICNNHKKSKKPAAVAKEVIDGAQVQMIEKEKSQITVESASGTIPYTECIKTCDECFCTMMWPPESNVCFCNNHKKSKKPAAVAEEVIAELHSELDLVSKPVAKSVGGWIPYPKCMKKCDECVICTKNYPIEAALCYCGKKTASNSKKPALEYAEKLLTKLDVVAIPVAKPVGGFIPYPECTEKCDECVICTFIYPIEKALCYCGMKTKAEGRALPISLAE
- the LOC126799349 gene encoding uncharacterized protein LOC126799349 isoform X11 — protein: MMKVSFFMLLAMALAATAVHARLDLFAIGQLLTPNTQPGQNVGCQKIPFLLCDRVCDGCICDRRVSEVAECTCAQWKPFGEHPRSDGAQVQVIEKEKSQITVESASGTIPYTECIKTCDECFCTMMWPPESNVCICNNHKKSKKPAAVAKEVIDGAQVQVIEKEKSQITVESASGTIPYTECIKTCDECFCTMMWPPESNVCICNNHKKSKKPAAVAKEVIDGAQVQMIEKEKSQITVESASGTIPYTECIKTCDECFCTMMWPPESNVCFCNNHKKSKKPAAVAEEVIELHSELDLVSKPVAKSVGGWIPYPKCMKKCDECVICTKNYPIEAALCYCGKKTASNSKKPALEYAEKLLTKLDVVAIPVAKPVGGFIPYPECTEKCDECVICTFIYPIEKALCYCGMKTKAEGRALPISLAE